The proteins below are encoded in one region of Nyctibius grandis isolate bNycGra1 chromosome 7, bNycGra1.pri, whole genome shotgun sequence:
- the EN2 gene encoding homeobox protein engrailed-2 — MEEGDRSPREEAAEPQESGGDAEPGGGGRRGLLLPPGDPPHPHPHPHRITNFFIDNILRPEFGRRKEAGGPGGEPRRPGAESRRSPAAAPAPGAPLPGGGAGSPGRGEGGPAGLALHGASKKGGDPAALEAALKARGLSGGDLSVSSDSDSSQASSNAGNQPMLWPAWVYCTRYSDRPSSGPRSRKPKKKNPNKEDKRPRTAFTAEQLQRLKAEFQTNRYLTEQRRQSLAQELGLNESQIKIWFQNKRAKIKKATGSKNSLAVHLMAQGLYNHSTTAKDGKSDSE; from the exons ATGGAGGAGGGCGACCGGAGCCCCCGGGAGGAGGCGGCCGAGCCGCAGGAGTCCGGCGGCGACGCggagcccggcggcggcgggcggcgggggctgctaCTTCCCCCCGGTGACCCCCCGCACCCCCACCCGCACCCACACCGCATCACCAACTTCTTCATCGACAACATCCTACGGCCCGAGTTCGGGCGGAGGAAGGaggcgggcggccccggcggaGAGCCCCGGCGGCCCGGCGCGGAGagccgccgcagccccgccgcggcgccggCCCCCGGGGCTCCGTTacccggcggcggggcaggcTCGCCGGGCCGGGGGGAGGGCGGCCCCGCCGGGTTGGCCCTACACGGCGCCTCCAAGAAGGGGGGGGACCCCGCGGCGCTGGAGGCGGCCCTGAAAGCGCGGGGGTTGAGCGGCGGCGACCTGTCGGTGAGCTCGGACTCGGATAGCTCCCAGGCCAGCTCCAACGCCGGGAACCAGCCCATGCTCTGGCCCGCCTGGGTTTACTGCACGCGGTATTCGGACCGGCCCTCCTCAG GTCCCCGCTCCCGCAAACCAAAGAAGAAGAACCCCAACAAGGAGGACAAGAGGCCGCGCACCGCCTTCACCGCCGAGCAGCTGCAGAGACTGAAGGCCGAGTTCCAGACGAACCGGTACCTGACGGAGCAGAGGAGGCAAAGCCTGGCCCAAGAGCTGGGGCTTAACGAATCCCAGATTAAAATCTGGTTCCAGAATAAACGAGCTAAAATCAAGAAGGCGACGGGCAGCAAGAACTCCCTGGCAGTGCACCTCATGGCCCAGGGGCTCTACAACCACTCCACCACGGCGAAAGACGGCAAGTCGGACAGTGAATAG